In the Streptomyces sp. WMMC940 genome, ACAGCGTGTCCTGCTTCCACGGGCAGCGCGTGTGGAAGCGGCAGCCCGCGGGCGGGTTCGCGGGGGACGGCAGGTCCCCCAGCAGCAGAATGCGCTCGCGGCGGTCCTCGACCTCCGGGTCCGGCACCGGCACCGCCGACATCAGCGCCCTGGTGTACGGGTGCTTCGGCTCCTCGTACAGCGCGTCGCTCGGGGCCTCCTCCACCAGGGAACCGAGGTACATGACCCCGATGACGTCGGAGATGTGCCGGACGACGGCGAGGTCGTGGGCTATGACGAGATACGTCAGGCCCATCGATTCCTGGAGCTCCTCCAGCAGGTTGATGACCTGCGCCTGGATGGAGACGTCCAGTGCCGAGACCGGCTCGTCGCAGATGATCACGTCCGGCTCGAGGACGAGGGCCCGCGCGATGCCTATCCGCTGGCGCTGGCCGCCGGAGAACTCGTGCGGGTATCGGGACAGGGAGTTCCCGGGAAGGCCGACCTTCGCCAGGATCTCCTTGATCTTCTCCCGGCGTTCCTTCTCGTTCGCCCCGATGCCGTGCGCGGCCATGCCCTCCGACAGGATCGACTCGATGTTCTGCCGGGGGTTGAGGCTGCCCAGCGGGTCCTGGAACACCATCTGGATCCGGCGGCGGAAGCCGCGCAGCTGCTTCTCGGGCAGCTTCGCCACGTCCGTGCCGTCGAGGACGACCTTGCCGTCCGTGACGTCGACGAGCCGCAGCACCGCGCGCCCGAGCGTGGTCTTGCCGCAGCCGGACTCACCGACGAGCCCGTACGTCCGGCCGGCCTCGACGGACAGCGAGATGCCGTCCACGGCGTAGACGTGGCCGACCGTGCGGTCGAAGAGGATGCCCTTCTTGACGGGGAAGTGGACCTTCACTCCGTCGAGTTCGAGCAGGCTCATGCCGGGACCTCCGTCGTGGCCAGGACCGGGTTGACGCAGCGGGCCTCGTGCCCGGCCTCGCGGGGTTCGGTCAGTTGGGGCGTGCCGGTCAGGCAGCCCATCTCGTAGCGGTCGCAGCGGGGCGCGAAGGCGCAGCCGTCGGCCCAGGCGATCTGGTCGTTGATGGACCCGCGGATGGGGTTCAGCGGCTCGCCGCGCGGGGCGTCGAGCCGGGGAATGGAACCGAGCAGCCCGTGGGTGTACGGGTGCGTCGGGTGCGCGAACAGCTCCCGCCGCCCCGCGGATTCGACGACCTTGCCCGCGTACAGCACGTTGACCTGGTCGCAGAGCCCGGCGACGACACCCAGGTCATGGGTGATCATCAGCAGGGCGGTGCCCTCCTGGTCGACGAGTTCCTTGAGCAGTTCGAGGATCTGCGCCTGGATGGTGACGTCGAGCGCCGTGGTGGGCTCGTCGGCGATGAGCAGTCGGGGCGCACACGCCACCGCCATGGCGATCAGCGCGCGCTGCCGCATACCGCCGGAGAGCTGGTGCGGGTACTCCTTCAGCCGGCGGTCCGGGTCGGGGATGCCGACGCGGTCCAGCAGGTGCGCGGCCTCCTTGCGGGCGGCCTCGCCCTTCATACCGCGGTGGCGCTGGAGGATCTCGGTCACCTGGACGCCGATCGGGATGACCGGGTTCAGGGAGGACAGCGGGTCCTGGAAGATCATCGCGAGCTTGCTGCCGCGCAGGTCCCGGATCTTGCCGGGGCTCATCGTCAGCAGGTCGGCGCCGTCGAAGTCGGCCCGTCCGCCGAGGGTCACGCCCTTGCGCGGGAGGAGGCCCATCAGGGCGAGCGAGGTGACGGACTTCCCGCAGCCCGACTCGCCGACGAGTCCGACGACCTGGCCCTCGTCCACGGAGAAGGAGACCCCGTTGACGGCCTGGACGTCCTTGCGGCCGCGTCCGCCGAAGGTGACGGTGAGTTCGTCCACATCGAGCAGTGGCATGACATCAACCTCGCAGCTTCGGGTCGAGGGCTTCGCGCATGGCCTCGCCGAGCAGGGTGAAGCCCAGGGCGGTGATGATGATGGCGACCGCCGGGTACATCGACATCATCGGCGCGTTGTCGAAGAAGCGCTGCGCCTGCGAGAGCATGACGCCCCACTCCGGAACGGCCGGGTCGGGGTTGCCGAGGCCGAGGTAGGACAGCGCCGCCGCCTCGATGATGGCGGTGGCGAGGCTGAGGGTCGCCTGGACGATCACCGGGCTCAGCGAGTTGGGCATGATCTGGGTGAGCACGATGCGCCGCTTGCGGATGCCGAGGGACCGCGCGGCCAGCACGTAGTCCTTGCCTCCCTGGGCGAGCATCGAACCGCGCAGCAGCCGGGCGAAGATGGGGATCTGCACCACACCGACGGCGATCATCACCGTGGTCAGCGACTGTCCCATCACCGCGGCGACGGACACGGCCAGCAGCAGCGACGGCAGCGCAAGCATGATGTCGGTGACACGCATGATGGCATCGTCGAGGCGCCGACCCGCGCGGCCTCCGAGCGTCGCCGCGGCCCCTGACAGCGCGCCGACGACGGCGCCGACGGTCAAGCCGATGAGCATCGAGACCACGCCGACCAGCAGCGTCTGCCGGGAGCCCACGAGCATGCGGGAGAACATGTCGCGGCCCAGGTGGTCCAGGCCGAGCCAGTTCTCGCCGCGGGCGCCGACGAACCTGCCCTGGTTGGGGAAGACCTCACCGCGCCAGGTCTGGGCGGTCGGGGTGTGCGGCGCGAACCACGGGCCCACGATCGCCACCACGACGAACACGGCGATGATCACCGCACCGATGATCGCCATCTTGCTGGAGCGCAGCCGGCGGAAGGCCTCCCGCCAGAGGCTTGCGCCGCTCGACGTCTCGGACTTGGCGGTGAGCTCCGCGAGCCGGTCGATCTTCGATGTCTTGGTAGTAGCCAGGCTCATCAGTGCACCCGCACCCTCGGATCGATGACGCTGTACGCGAGGTCCACCAGCAGGTTGATCAGGACGTACACGGTCGCGATGAACATGATGAAGCCCACGAGCACGGGGTAGTCACGGGCGTCGATCGCCGTCCGGATGAAGGAGCCGATGCCGCCGAAGGAGAACACCGACTCCGTGAGCACGGCGCCGGACAGCAGGCTTCCCGTCAGCAGACCTATCGCGGTGACCACGGGCAGCAACGCGTTGCGCAGGATGTGGCGGCCGCGGACGGTCTTCCGCTCCAGGCCCTTGGACTCGGCGGTGCGGATGTAGTCCTCGCCGAGGACCTCCAGCACACTGGCGCGGGTCATGCGCACGATGACGGCGAGCGGGATGGAGGAGAGGGCGAGCGCGGGCAGCACCAGGTGCATGATCGCGTCCCAGGAGGCGTCGAACTCGCCGGTGAGGACGCCGTCGAGGACGGCGAATCCGGTCACGCTGGTGGCGTCGAGACCCGTTTCCATCCGGCCGTAGCTCGGGAAGAGACCGAGGTTGACCGCGAAGATGCCCTTGAGGATCAGGGCGAGGAAGAAGACCGGGATGCAGATCCCGACCAGCGACCCGGATACCGAGGCCACGTCGAGCCAGCCGCCGCGCTTGCGCGCGGCGAGGTAGCCGAGCGGAATGCCGACCGCCACGGCGATCAGCATGGCGGCGACGCTGAGTTCGACCGTCGCCGGGAAGCGGAGGACGAACTCGTCCCACACCGGCTGGCCCGTCTGGGTCGAGGTGCCGAGGTCGAGTTCGAAGATGCGCTTGAGGAAGCGTCCGTACTGGACGTAGAGCGGCTGGTCGAGTCCGAGCGCCCGGTTGATGCGTGCCACTTCGGCTTCGGTCGCCCGCTCGCCCAGGATCGCTGAGGCGGGTCCGCCGGGCAGCCGGTTCAGCCAGATGAAGAGCAGAACCGACAGGCCGAGCAGGGTGGGTACCAGCTGTAGCAGTCGTCGTACGACGAGTCGCAACACCCCGCATGCCCCTTTCTTGCGTGTGTTGTACGAGTGGTACGGGAATGGGATGCGGGTCCGCCCGGCCACGTGTGTTCCGTGGCCGGGCGGACCCCATGCGGTGTGCTACTTGAAGGAGACCTCGGCGAAGTTCTCCTGCGTCAGCGGGGAGACGTTCGGCGGGTTGACGTTCTTGCCGAAGGCGATGGCCGGCGGCGAGGACGAGATCGGGAGCCCCGGCAGGTACTCCATGATCGTCTCATTGGCCTTCTTGTACGCGTCCACGCGCTTGGCGGCGTCCGCCTCCTTCGACGCGGCGTTCACGGAGTCGAAGACCTTTGCCTCGTCGAAGCCCCACTGCTTGTCCTTCTTCGCGAACCAGGTCCCGATGAAGTTGAAGCCGTCGTTGAAGTCACCGGTCCAGCCCAGCATGTGCAGGTCGCAGGAACCGGCCTCGGTGGCGTCCAGGTAGTCCGGGGCCCACTTCATCGGCTTCGGGGTGACCTTGATGCCGGCCTTCTCCAGGTCGGCCTTCATCAGCTCGAAGATGTCCTGCGGAGCGGGCATGTACGGGCGGGTGACCTCGGTCGGGTAGCAGAACTCGACCGCGAGGTTCTCCTCCTTGGCGCCGGCCAGCAGCGACTTGGCCTTCGCGGTGTCGAAGGGGTACTTCTTCACGTTCTCCGAGAAGCCGGCGACGGTGTCCGGCATGAACTGGGTCGCGACCTTGCCGCCCTCGGGGAGCTGGGTCTTGACGATGTTCTCCCGGTCGATGGCGTGCGCGATCGCCTGACGCACCTCGGGCTTCTTCAGCGCCGGGTTCTTCTCCTGGGTCATGCCGAGGTAGAAGAGGTTGAAGACGTCACGGGTCGGCACCGTGAAACCGGCGCCTTCGAGGGTCTTGATGTCGGCGGGCGCGACCAGGTCGTAGCCGTGGATGTCACCGGCCTGCAGCGCCTGACGCCGGCCGTCCTCGGTGTCGATCGTACGGAAGACCAGGTTCTTCACCTTGGCCTTCTCGCCCCAGTAGTCGTCGAAGCGCTCGAGGGAGACTTCCTTGTTGCCCTTGTTCCACTTCGTGATCCGGTACGGGCCGGTTCCGGCGACCGTGCCGGCCTCCTGGCTGTACTTGGGATAGGTGATGGCGTCACCCTTGGAGGTCGCCTGCTGCTTCTTGTACTCCTCGAGCGCCTTCGGTGAGTGGATCGCAAGGGCCTGGAGGGAGAAACCACCAGGCAGGTTGGCCGAGGGCTCGTTGACCTCGATGACCGCCGTGCTGTCGTCCTTCGCGGTGCAGGACTTGTAGTTCGCCTTCGGAGCCTCCGGGTCCTCGTTCTTCGCGAACCCGCCCATGATCTTTCGCCAGTAGTACGACACGGCGTCCAACTGGTACGTGCCCGTCCAGTTGAACCAGTGGTCGTAGTTGGCGCACACCGCGGCGGCGTTGAACGCCTCACCGTCGTGGAACTTGACGCCCTTGCGGAGGTTGAACGTCCAGACCGTGCCCTCCGGGTTGCTGGACCACTTCTCCGCGAGACCTCCGACGAGCTCGCTGCCGCCGGACTCGTGCTCCAGCAGTGCCTCGAACGCCTGACGGGTGACCCGGAAGGTCTCGCCGTCGCTCGCGAGGGCGGGGTCCAGGGAGCCCGGGTCGCCCGGGGCACCGAAGACGAAGGTGTCCTTGTCGCCGCCCTTGTCGCCGTCCTTGCCGCGCTCACTCGCACAGCCGGTGGCGACGAGGCCGACCGCGACGGCCGCTGTGATCACTTGGACGGCTCTGGACTTGAATATTGGCATGGTCCACCCCTGGAATCCGCCTGTGGAGGAGGTCTTGACCGGCCGAACACTACAGACGAGTCCCGAACGGGAGAACAGTCCGCATAGCGGTGATGCACAGTCGAGACCCGGACACTCGCCAAACCGGTCCGATCCCGGACATCGGCCCTCGTCCCGTTAACTTCCCGGACACACGGCCCGGTTGGCCGGGGCGGTGCGGCCCCGGCGGGCCCTCAGCGGGGGAACTGAGCGGGAGGGTATCCGTAGCCGGACTGCTGGGGAGGACCGGCGTGGGCCTCCCGGTCGTAGAACGGGCGGGTGTTGGCCCGCAGCCACATGGCGACCGGGTCGTACTCGTCGGACATGGCGACGGTCGACACCGGAAGTCCGTCCGGCACTGCGGCGATCGACTGCTGCATCATGGCGCGCACCGACTCTACGGACTGCCGGCCCGTGTCGTAGAGGTCCAGGCCGATGGCGAGGTACGGGGCGCCGAGCGACGGCTGCACCCAGGCCCTGCGCAGGGAGCGGACGGCAGGGGTACGGTGCGCGTTCTGCGTGAGCAGGGCGTAGAACTGGGGGATCTCGATGGCCGGTTCCGTCAGGCGCAGCGGACCGGCGGGCATCCGGTCGAGGCCGGTGGCGATCCGGCGCAGATCGGGCCAGGGAACACCGACTCCGCCGCCCGGCGCGTGCGGGTTGAGCCAGATGCCCCAGCGGTCGGGGAAGAGGGCGCGGGCGACGTCGGCGCCGGCGGCCACCTCGTGGGCCCTGGTCCAGCCCGAGGCGGAGAGCTCCTGCGCGGAGGTGACGCAGGGCGCGTATCCGAGGCCGTCCACCTCCATGTTCCCGTACTGGGCGTCGGGGGATCCGGCCTGGCCGTGCCAGAGGAGCATCCACACCCGGCCGTCGGCGAGCGCCTGCAGCAGCGCCTCGTACGCGTCGTAGCGCCCGGGCGTCACCTGGCGCAGCATGTGCTCGACCTGCCCGGCCGCCGCGGTGCCTGACGCACTCACTCTGGGTCCCGCCCCTCTTCGATCCGCCGTTCCCTCGGGCCGCCCTGGGCACGCGAGTGCGGCGACCACGTCATCAAACCAGCTTAAGCGGCCGTACTGACACCAACTTGACGTCTACGCGTACTGCCGGGTGTAGAAGGGCCGGACCCGGGTCAGCATCCAGTCGCCGACGGGGTCCTGGGCGATGTCCAGCAGGACCAGGTTGACCGGCCACTGCACGGCGACCCGGCCGAGCGCACGGCCGAGTGCGTCCATGGGGGCGTTCCGGTCGGGGCCCTCGAAGGCGGAGAGCTGGACGCCGACGAACAGGACCGGCGGGCCGCCCTCGATGCTGGCCAGGATCCGGCGGGCGGTCTGGACGACGCGGGTCGACTCGAACTCGCCGGCCGCGGCGGCGAGGAAGTCGACCGGCTCCTCCTGCCAGTCGGGCTCGAAGAGCCGGACCCGGCCGCCGCTCGCCGGGCCTCCGGCATGGGAAGGGCCCCCGAGCGGCGTGCGGCCGGCGCGGCACAGCTCGGCGACGGCGGGCGGGGGCAGCGGTACGCCGACGGCGCCGCCCGGGTTCACGGCGATACCGAGCTGCGGGGGCAGGCCCCGGGCGAACTCGACGGCGGGCGCGACGGTGCCGGACATGTGGTCGCCCGCGCCGAGGCGGAACTGCTCCTGGGAGCTGAAGACGGGGACGTACGGGGCGCCGTCGATGCCGATCGTCGGCAGGTCGAGGTCGGCGCTGTCCGGCCCGCCGCCGTTGGGCAGCGGAACCCACACGGCGCTCCGCCCGAGCACCTCCACGATCCGCCCTCCGGCCGACGGGTTCCCGACCGATGCGGCCAGCACCTCTTCGAGCTCATTGGCGGGCCATGTCGTGTCCACTGTGATCCCTGCTTCCCCCGCCGACCCGAGCCGGGCGGCCGTGACGTCCTGCGACAGCAGGGTAGCGGGCGCGGCAGGCGCGTGCCGCGGGCGCGGACACCGGGGCGGGGAGGCACTGGTGCGCCCGCATACCGGCAGGACGGAGACCGCCCGGTGTCCGTGTGGTCCATGACCCGCGTGGGGTCCGCCGGACGCCACCGTCGGCGGTACGGGAGGAGCCGGCCGACGGGCTCCCGACAGCGGGGAGACGGGTCGCGGGTCCGTGCGCCACCCGGGGGCATGCGCGGGGCGACCAGCCCGGGCGGCCACGCCGACCAGCGGGCGCGACCGAGCCCGCAGCCCGGAACCGCCCGTCTGCGGCCCGGTGCCCCAGGGCCCGTGGCGCGGCCCGAGCCGACCCGGCCACGTCCCCGCGCACCGGCCGCGAAGCCGGCCGGTCCGGTCCTGTCGTCGGCCCGTGGGGCCGTCGGGCCGGTCGACCCGCCCACCGCGCCTCGCCCGGCCTCAGGTCCTCAGGGCGTCTCGGTGAAGCCGATCCGGGTGAGCGCGGAGGCCGCCGCGCGGTCGAGGAGGGTCGCGGAGGCGCAGCCCGCGGGGAGGTGGCCGCGTTCGGCCGCGCGGAGGAGGTGGGAGACCGCTCGGCGGTGGCGGGCGAAGGCGTAGCCGGAGACGCCGCGGCCGCGCTCCCGCTGGCCCGCGCGGGCGGTCTCGGGGGTGACGTCCAGCAGCAGCAGATGGAGGTCGCGCCCCCGTCTGCGGGCCTCCCGGGCCAGCCAGCGCCGGACCCACGACTGGGTGCCGCAGTCGTGCACGATCACGCTCTCGCCGGAGCGCAGCGCCCGGCGCAGGCCCGCGTAGTGCGCGAGCCGGACGAGCGGACGGTAGACGGCGTACGGCAGGGCACGGGGCATCCGCCGGTCCCAGCGGTCCCGGGCGTCCTGGGAGTCGATCCCGCCCCCGTCGGCCGCCCGCCGGATGAGCGTGGACTTTCCGCTGCCGGGCAGCCCGGAGATGACGACCACGTCGCCGCGGCGGAACACCAGGGCGCGTGGGCCGCGCCCCTCGCGTTCCCGCAGGTCACGCACGAGGGGCTGGGCCGTGGTGAGGCCGATCGGCAGGCCGGGGCGGGTAGCCCCGGCGGCTCGGGGCCGGGCGGGGACCCCTGCGGTCGCCGGACAGGCACCGGACTGCTGCAACGTCATCAGCTCACTCTCCCCCTGTCGGGTCTCGAGACCCTGCCCAAGAAGCTTAAAGAAAAGGTAATGACCGACAAGTGATTTGCCGACGAGGGCACCCGTGCAATGATGTCCGCGCAAACTGCATACCGGCCGCTTGAATCCGCGCGGGAGAGTCCCGGCCACTGTGTGGGCCGGGCGCCGAAGGAGCAAGTCCCTCCCTTGAATCTCTCAGGCCCCGTACCGCGCGCGACGAGGCAGATCTGAAAAGCGAGCCGCAGTCCCTGCGGTTCCACCCAAGGTGCAAGTCACGCCCTCCGCGTACGTCCGCTACGTGTGGTCGTGACGAACCTCTCAGGTTTCGATGACAGATGGGGAGGATCGTCCTCGCCAGTCATGCCCTGGGAGCCCCATCCATGAGCAACGCCCCCCGTCTCACCGCCCTTGATGCCCTGCATCGCTCGCTGGGCGCGACCATGACCGATTTCGCCGGCTGGGACATGCCGCTGCGGTACGCGAGTGAGCGCGACGAGCACAACGCCGTCCGCTCGAAGGCCGGTCTCTTCGACCTCTCCCACATGGGCGAGATCACCGTGACCGGACCGCAGGCCGCCGCCCTGCTGGACTACGCGCTGGTCGGCAACATCGGCGGCGTCGCCACCGGCCGCGCCCGCTACACGATGATCTGCCGCGAGGACGGCGGCATCCTCGACGACCTGATCGTGTACCGCCTCGGCGACACGGAGTACATGGTCGTCGCCAACGCCTCCAACGCGCAGATCGTCCTCGACGCCCTCACGGAGCGTGCCGAGGGCTTCGACGCGGCAGTACGCGACGACCGGGACGCATATGCGCTCATCGCCGTACAGGGACCCGAGTCGCCCGGCATCCTCAAGTCGCTCACCGACGCCGACCTGGACGGACTGAAGTACTACGCCGGCCTCCCCGGCACCGTCGCCGGCGTCCCGGCATTGATCGCCCGTACCGGCTACACCGGCGAGGACGGCTTCGAACTGTTCGTCGAGCCGCGGCACGCGGAGACGCTGTGGCGGGCGCTGACCGAGGCCGGTGCTCCGGCCGGTCTCGTGCCGTGCGGCCTGTCCTGCCGTGACACGCTGCGCCTGGAGGCGGGCATGCCCCTGTACGGGCACGAGCTGACCACGTCGCTCACCCCCTTCGACGCCGGTCTCGGCCGGGTCGTGAAGTTCGAGAAGGAGGGCGACTTCGTCGGCCGCAAGGCCCTGGAGGCCGCCGCCGAGCGTGCCGCCACGAACCCGCCGCGCAAGCTGGTCGGCCTGGTCGCCCGGGGCCGCCGGGTGCCGCGGGCCGGGATGGCCGTGGTCTCCGGGGGCCAGGTCGTCGGCGAGGTCACCTCCGGCGCGCCGTCGCCGACCCTGGGCAAGCCGCTCGCCATCGCCTACGTGGACGCCGCGCTCGCCACGCCCGGCACCGAGGGCGTCGGCATCGACATCCGCGGTACTCATGAGCCGTACGAGGTCGTGGCGCTCCCCTTCTACAGGCGCCAGAAGTAGTCACTCCGGCATCCCCCATCAGCAGCACTTCCCCGCGTACAGGAGAATTCAGGTCATGAGCAACCCCCAGCAGCTGCGCTACAGCAAGGAGCACGAGTGGCTGTCGGCCGCCGAGGACGGCGTCTCGACGGTCGGCATCACGGAGCACGCGGCGAACGCCCTCGGCGACGTCGTGTACGTCCAGCTCCCGGAGGTCGGTGACACGGTGACCGCGGGCGAGACCTGCGGCGAGCTGGAGTCGACCAAGTCGGTCAGCGATCTGTACTCCCCGGTGACGGGTGAGGTCGTCGAGGCCAACCAGGACGTCGTGGACGACCCGTCCCTGGTGAACTCCGCCCCGTTCGAGGGCGGCTGGCTGTTCAAGGTACGGGTCGCGGAGGAGCCGGAGGACCTGCTCTCCGCCGCCGAGTACACCGATTTCGCCAGCTGACCAGGACTCGACCCTAGGGATCGCGTGATGTCGCTTCTCAACACCCCTCTCCACGAGCTCGACCCGGACGTCGCCGCCGCCGTCGACGCCGAGCTCCACCGTCAGCAGTCCACCCTGGAAATGATCGCGTCGGAGAACTTCGCCCCGGTCGCGGTCATGGAGGCGCAGGGCTCCGTCCTCACCAACAAGTACGCCGAGGGCTACCCCGGCCGCCGCTACTACGGCGGCTGCGAGCACGTCGATGTCGTCGAGCAGATCGCCATCGACCGCATCAAGGAGCTGTTCGGCGCCGAGCACGCGAACGTACAGCCGCACTCGGGCGCCCAGGCCAACGCGGCGGCGATGTTCGCCCTGCTGAAGCCGGGCGACACGATCATGGGTCTGAACCTCGCGCACGGCGGGCACCTGACCCACGGCATGAAGATCAACTTTTCCGGCAAGCTCTACGACGTGGTCGCCTACCACGTGGACGACGCCACCGGCCAGGTCGACATGGCCGAGGTCGAGCGGCTCGCCAAGGAGTCCAAGCCGAAGCTGATCGTGGCCGGCTGGTCGGCGTACCCGCGGCAGCTGGACTTCGCCGCGTTCCGCCGGATCGCGGACGAGGTCGGCGCGTACCTGATGGTCGACATGGCCCACTTCGCGGGTCTGGTCGCCGCCGGGCTGCACCCGAACCCGGTGCCGCACGCCCATGTCGTGACCACCACCACCCACAAGACGCTGGGCGGCCCCCGCGGCGGTGTGATCCTCTCCACGGCGGAACTCGCCAAGAAGATCAACTCCGCGGTCTTCCCCGGTCAGCAGGGCGGCCCGCTGGAGCACGTGATCGCCGCCAAGGCGGTGTCCTTCAAGGTCGCGGCCTCGGAGGAGTTCAAGGAGCGCCAGGAGCGCACCCTGGAAGGCGCGAAGATCATCGCGGAGCGCCTGGTGCAGGACGACGTCAGGCAGGCGGGCGTCTCCGTGCTGTCCGGCGGCACGGACGTGCACCTGGTGCTGGTGGACCTGCGGCACTCGGAGCTGGACGGCCAGCAGGCCGAGGACCGGCTCCACGAGGTCGGCATCACCGTCAACCGCAACGCGATCCCGAACGACCCCCGCCCGCCGATGGTCACCTCGGGCCTGCGGATCGGCACCCCGGCGCTGGCCACCCGCGGCTTCCGGGCCGAGGACTTCCGTGAGGTCGCCGACATCATCGCCGAGGTGCTCAAGCCCTCGTACGATGCGGACGCCCTCAGGGGCCGCGTCTCGGCGCTCGCCGCGAAGCACCCGCTTTACCCTGGTCTGTAAGCAGACCTGCGCACGACCGACGGGGCACCGCGCACACCGGACGGTGAGTGCGGTGCCCCGCACCGTGCACCCGGCGCACACCCGCGCCTTCCTGCCCCGGCCCGCCGGCCGGGGGTCCGGCCCGCGGCACAGCCGCACTGGGACACCGCGTCCCCCGGGAAAGCACAGCCATCCCACAAGGAGTACCCCCGTGGCCATCTCGGTCTTCGACCTGTTCTCGATCGGCATCGGGCCGTCCAGCTCCCACACGGTCGGCCCGATGAGGGCGGCCGCCATGTTCGCCCGCCGGCTCAAGAACGAGGGCCTGCTGGCCCACACGACGGCGATACGCGCGGAGCTGTACGGCTCGCTCGGCGCCACCGGCCACGGCCACGGCACTCCGAAGGCCGTCCTGCTGGGCCTGGAGGGTGGTTCGCCCCGGACGGTCGACGTCGAGACCGCCGACGACGAGGTCGAGCGGATCAAGAGCGAAGGGCGGATCAAACTCCTCGGGGTGCACGAGATCGGCTTCGACTTCGACGAGGACCTGGTCCTGCACCGCCGGAAGGCGCTCCCGTACCACGCGAACGGCATGACCCTGTGGGCCTACGACGCCGAGGGCGGGACGCTGCTGGAGAAGACGTACTACTCGGTGGGCGGCGGCTTCGTCGTCGACGAGGACGCGGTGGCCGGCGAGAACCCCATCGTGCCGGACGACACCGTGCTGAAGTACCCCTTCCGGACCGGTGACGAGCTGTTGCGGCTCTCCCGCGAGACGGGGCTGTCGATCTCCTCGCTGATGCTGGAGAACGAGAAGGCCTGGCGGTCCGAGGACGAGATCCGCGAGGGGCTGCTGGACATCTGGCGGGTCATGCAGGCCTGCGTCTCACGTGGCATGTCCCGCGAGGGCATCCTCCCCGGCGGGCTGAAGGTCCGGCGCCGCGCCGCCACCACCGCGCGCAAGCTGCGCTCCGAGGGCGACCCGCAGGCGCTCGCGATGGAGTGGATCACGCTGTACGCGATGGCCGTGAACGAGGAGAACGCGGCGGGCGGCCGCGTCGTGACCGCCCCGACGAACGGTGCGGCCGGCATCATCCCGGCCGTCCTGCACTACTACATGAACTTCGTGCCCGGAGCAGACGAGGAGGGCGTGATCCGCTTCCTCCTCGCCGCCGGTGCGATCGGCATGCTCTTCAAGGAGAACGCCTCGATCTCCGGCGCCGAGGTCGGCTGCCAGGGCGAGGTCGGCTCGGCCTGCTCGATGGCGGCGGGCGCGCTCGCCGAGGTGATGGGCGGCTCCCCGGAACAGGTGGAGAACGCCGCCGAGATCGGCATGGAGCACAACCTGGGCCTGACCTGTGACCCGGTGGGCGGTCTCGTCCAGATCCCGTGCATCGAGCGCAACGGAATGGCCGCG is a window encoding:
- a CDS encoding enhanced serine sensitivity protein SseB, whose amino-acid sequence is MDTTWPANELEEVLAASVGNPSAGGRIVEVLGRSAVWVPLPNGGGPDSADLDLPTIGIDGAPYVPVFSSQEQFRLGAGDHMSGTVAPAVEFARGLPPQLGIAVNPGGAVGVPLPPPAVAELCRAGRTPLGGPSHAGGPASGGRVRLFEPDWQEEPVDFLAAAAGEFESTRVVQTARRILASIEGGPPVLFVGVQLSAFEGPDRNAPMDALGRALGRVAVQWPVNLVLLDIAQDPVGDWMLTRVRPFYTRQYA
- a CDS encoding AAA family ATPase, whose amino-acid sequence is MTLQQSGACPATAGVPARPRAAGATRPGLPIGLTTAQPLVRDLREREGRGPRALVFRRGDVVVISGLPGSGKSTLIRRAADGGGIDSQDARDRWDRRMPRALPYAVYRPLVRLAHYAGLRRALRSGESVIVHDCGTQSWVRRWLAREARRRGRDLHLLLLDVTPETARAGQRERGRGVSGYAFARHRRAVSHLLRAAERGHLPAGCASATLLDRAAASALTRIGFTETP
- the gcvT gene encoding glycine cleavage system aminomethyltransferase GcvT yields the protein MSNAPRLTALDALHRSLGATMTDFAGWDMPLRYASERDEHNAVRSKAGLFDLSHMGEITVTGPQAAALLDYALVGNIGGVATGRARYTMICREDGGILDDLIVYRLGDTEYMVVANASNAQIVLDALTERAEGFDAAVRDDRDAYALIAVQGPESPGILKSLTDADLDGLKYYAGLPGTVAGVPALIARTGYTGEDGFELFVEPRHAETLWRALTEAGAPAGLVPCGLSCRDTLRLEAGMPLYGHELTTSLTPFDAGLGRVVKFEKEGDFVGRKALEAAAERAATNPPRKLVGLVARGRRVPRAGMAVVSGGQVVGEVTSGAPSPTLGKPLAIAYVDAALATPGTEGVGIDIRGTHEPYEVVALPFYRRQK
- the gcvH gene encoding glycine cleavage system protein GcvH — encoded protein: MSNPQQLRYSKEHEWLSAAEDGVSTVGITEHAANALGDVVYVQLPEVGDTVTAGETCGELESTKSVSDLYSPVTGEVVEANQDVVDDPSLVNSAPFEGGWLFKVRVAEEPEDLLSAAEYTDFAS
- the glyA gene encoding serine hydroxymethyltransferase — its product is MSLLNTPLHELDPDVAAAVDAELHRQQSTLEMIASENFAPVAVMEAQGSVLTNKYAEGYPGRRYYGGCEHVDVVEQIAIDRIKELFGAEHANVQPHSGAQANAAAMFALLKPGDTIMGLNLAHGGHLTHGMKINFSGKLYDVVAYHVDDATGQVDMAEVERLAKESKPKLIVAGWSAYPRQLDFAAFRRIADEVGAYLMVDMAHFAGLVAAGLHPNPVPHAHVVTTTTHKTLGGPRGGVILSTAELAKKINSAVFPGQQGGPLEHVIAAKAVSFKVAASEEFKERQERTLEGAKIIAERLVQDDVRQAGVSVLSGGTDVHLVLVDLRHSELDGQQAEDRLHEVGITVNRNAIPNDPRPPMVTSGLRIGTPALATRGFRAEDFREVADIIAEVLKPSYDADALRGRVSALAAKHPLYPGL
- a CDS encoding L-serine ammonia-lyase, coding for MAISVFDLFSIGIGPSSSHTVGPMRAAAMFARRLKNEGLLAHTTAIRAELYGSLGATGHGHGTPKAVLLGLEGGSPRTVDVETADDEVERIKSEGRIKLLGVHEIGFDFDEDLVLHRRKALPYHANGMTLWAYDAEGGTLLEKTYYSVGGGFVVDEDAVAGENPIVPDDTVLKYPFRTGDELLRLSRETGLSISSLMLENEKAWRSEDEIREGLLDIWRVMQACVSRGMSREGILPGGLKVRRRAATTARKLRSEGDPQALAMEWITLYAMAVNEENAAGGRVVTAPTNGAAGIIPAVLHYYMNFVPGADEEGVIRFLLAAGAIGMLFKENASISGAEVGCQGEVGSACSMAAGALAEVMGGSPEQVENAAEIGMEHNLGLTCDPVGGLVQIPCIERNGMAAVKAVTAARMALRGDGSHKVSLDKVIKTMKDTGADMSVKYKETARGGLAVNIIEC